A portion of the Stigmatella aurantiaca DW4/3-1 genome contains these proteins:
- a CDS encoding Imm52 family immunity protein, with product MRSFEWAIATSDASSPQETERPRPGTFSGWIMYFSAARGKVPPLPEPVRVEAVEDKGTLVVLTPERFSVSNPEHVALAGCVHALLEGAGLLRPLQPMSSK from the coding sequence GTGAGGAGCTTTGAGTGGGCGATTGCAACATCCGACGCGTCCAGTCCTCAGGAGACCGAGCGCCCTCGGCCAGGCACTTTCTCTGGATGGATCATGTACTTCTCTGCCGCGCGGGGAAAGGTTCCCCCGCTGCCTGAACCCGTGAGGGTTGAGGCGGTGGAGGACAAGGGGACGCTCGTGGTTCTGACCCCTGAGCGGTTCAGCGTCTCCAATCCAGAGCATGTGGCCCTGGCGGGGTGCGTCCATGCGCTGCTGGAGGGGGCGGGGCTCTTGAGGCCCCTTCAGCCCATGAGTTCCAAGTAG
- a CDS encoding serine/threonine protein kinase: MNPPPEPSRLPPGTEVGSWRVLERIGHGTYGTVYRVEPLGHIGAQPLALKLALHRADPRFEREAVLLSRLAHPHVPSLHGQGLWAHPSGPFPFLVMDWAGGIPLYAWALAHSPSSRQVLSVLAQVAHALAALHAVGGVHRDVKGDNILVRPSDFHATLIDFGAGSFHGARPLTEELLPPGTPPYRSPEALEFRWRFWFQHGMHYAPAPADDVYALGVTAYRLLTGTYPSSHPKHPPAETLATFSPELAKLLRRMLSRKPSARGLMDEVARALQIAAERAGPEADRSILRRPQPSPGPARHRRPPARSSGSRRTWVGVAVGLGASFALQAGWAAWRHAQEGAGMGWAWPALDPAREDTGNTGLAKEALPDNAVPHPPESAWARISLEFPKRPLPSQARPPCKKREAELNGGCWIRPADATPPCGDRYYEWKGLCYFPVLAPPPPATSAPSLKHPSE, encoded by the coding sequence ATGAATCCTCCCCCTGAGCCTTCCCGGCTTCCTCCTGGCACCGAGGTGGGCTCCTGGCGCGTGCTGGAACGCATCGGCCATGGCACCTACGGCACTGTCTATCGCGTCGAGCCTCTCGGCCACATCGGCGCTCAGCCTCTGGCGCTGAAGCTGGCCCTCCACCGGGCCGATCCTCGCTTCGAGCGGGAGGCGGTACTGCTCTCCCGCCTCGCACACCCCCACGTGCCCAGCCTCCACGGCCAGGGGCTCTGGGCTCACCCCTCGGGCCCCTTCCCCTTCCTCGTCATGGACTGGGCCGGGGGCATCCCCCTTTACGCCTGGGCGCTTGCTCACAGTCCCTCCTCCCGCCAAGTCCTGTCCGTGCTGGCCCAGGTGGCTCACGCCCTGGCCGCACTCCATGCCGTGGGGGGCGTTCACCGGGACGTCAAAGGCGACAACATCCTCGTACGGCCCTCGGACTTCCACGCCACGCTGATCGACTTCGGCGCGGGCAGCTTTCACGGCGCGCGGCCTCTGACCGAGGAACTGCTTCCTCCAGGCACTCCTCCCTACCGCAGCCCGGAGGCCCTGGAGTTCCGGTGGCGCTTCTGGTTCCAGCACGGCATGCATTACGCCCCTGCTCCGGCGGACGATGTGTATGCGCTCGGCGTCACCGCCTATCGCCTCCTCACCGGCACCTATCCCAGCAGCCACCCCAAGCACCCACCCGCCGAGACCTTGGCCACCTTCAGCCCCGAGTTGGCCAAGCTTCTGCGGCGAATGCTCTCCCGGAAGCCCTCGGCCCGAGGCCTCATGGACGAGGTAGCACGCGCGCTCCAAATCGCAGCGGAGCGGGCGGGGCCTGAAGCGGATCGCTCCATCCTCCGCCGTCCCCAACCCTCGCCTGGCCCCGCCAGGCACCGGCGTCCACCCGCGCGCTCCTCGGGCTCTCGCAGAACGTGGGTAGGCGTGGCGGTAGGGCTGGGTGCTTCGTTTGCCCTTCAGGCAGGGTGGGCCGCTTGGCGTCACGCACAAGAGGGGGCGGGGATGGGCTGGGCCTGGCCAGCCCTTGATCCCGCGCGTGAGGACACGGGAAACACGGGGCTTGCGAAGGAGGCACTCCCGGACAATGCCGTCCCTCACCCACCCGAATCCGCCTGGGCGCGGATCAGCCTCGAATTTCCGAAGCGACCCCTTCCCTCTCAGGCTCGGCCACCCTGCAAGAAGCGCGAAGCGGAACTCAACGGAGGGTGCTGGATCCGGCCGGCGGATGCGACGCCTCCCTGTGGGGATCGGTACTACGAATGGAAGGGCCTCTGCTACTTCCCGGTCCTCGCGCCTCCTCCTCCCGCGACTTCGGCGCCCTCCTTGAAGCATCCCTCGGAATGA
- a CDS encoding restriction endonuclease fold toxin 5 domain-containing protein: protein MNARWIAWGILLIVASGCGTSRRVRLETGEGPAREYVPPSWNKAVRINEDEFKGALAAWVLEAPLAIRSTQARWLVRTTHAGGEADTPWHVLLRKSDGGVCETSASHQDCLSSLEDVGRWTEEDRLMVALGLSLGPLKRSIAEAVKQTLTPQLFYAVVVTGLVSWVALAAAPEPVFTKTAAVVAAVMMAYLGVDAFLEVLKASMELKRATDVAATVAELERAGQRFGQSLGTQGARVFILAVTVVVSRGTGGTATWLAARMPLLPSFPEAAALAASQVGLRLSAVEQVGAVAVVEGQLALTLAPTAVAMAAMGSGGASGGGPGTWVQVNESMSASARKYQAQVTGAPEGSAYRVKGGGEKADFDGYRDGVLLEAKGPGYAKFIDDDLDPVGFFKGADNVIEQARRQWVASQGTPVRWVVAEERFAAALRKLFRLNDIGIEVIHVPPGS from the coding sequence GTGAACGCTCGATGGATCGCGTGGGGCATCCTGCTGATAGTGGCCAGCGGGTGTGGAACCTCGCGCAGGGTGCGCCTTGAGACGGGGGAGGGGCCTGCGCGGGAGTACGTGCCGCCGAGCTGGAACAAGGCGGTGCGGATAAACGAGGACGAGTTCAAGGGCGCGCTGGCAGCCTGGGTGTTGGAAGCTCCGCTGGCCATCCGCTCGACGCAAGCTCGGTGGCTGGTGCGGACCACCCACGCAGGGGGGGAGGCAGACACGCCGTGGCATGTCCTGCTGCGCAAGAGCGATGGGGGGGTCTGCGAGACGTCTGCGTCCCATCAAGACTGCCTGTCCTCGCTGGAGGACGTGGGAAGGTGGACGGAGGAGGACAGGCTGATGGTGGCGCTGGGCCTGTCGCTGGGGCCGCTCAAGAGGAGCATCGCTGAAGCAGTGAAGCAGACGCTGACCCCGCAGCTCTTCTACGCCGTGGTTGTCACTGGACTGGTGTCATGGGTAGCGTTGGCGGCAGCCCCCGAGCCGGTGTTCACCAAGACAGCGGCGGTGGTGGCCGCCGTGATGATGGCCTACTTGGGCGTGGACGCCTTCCTGGAGGTGTTGAAGGCCAGCATGGAATTGAAGAGGGCCACGGACGTGGCCGCCACCGTGGCGGAACTGGAGAGGGCGGGGCAGCGCTTCGGCCAAAGCCTGGGCACCCAGGGCGCGCGGGTCTTCATCCTGGCGGTGACGGTGGTGGTGAGCCGTGGAACCGGAGGAACGGCCACGTGGTTGGCGGCGAGGATGCCGTTGTTGCCGAGTTTCCCGGAGGCGGCGGCATTGGCAGCGAGCCAGGTAGGGCTGAGGCTGTCGGCGGTGGAGCAGGTGGGTGCGGTGGCGGTGGTGGAGGGACAGCTTGCGCTCACGTTGGCGCCCACGGCCGTGGCCATGGCGGCCATGGGCTCGGGAGGAGCTTCCGGAGGAGGCCCCGGAACATGGGTGCAGGTGAACGAGAGCATGTCCGCGAGTGCCCGGAAGTATCAGGCCCAGGTGACAGGAGCTCCGGAGGGTTCGGCTTACCGGGTGAAGGGTGGAGGAGAGAAAGCGGACTTTGATGGGTATCGAGATGGGGTCTTGCTGGAGGCCAAGGGGCCTGGGTATGCGAAGTTCATCGATGATGATCTGGACCCTGTTGGTTTTTTCAAGGGGGCCGATAACGTGATCGAGCAAGCCCGCCGCCAGTGGGTTGCATCTCAGGGGACTCCCGTTCGGTGGGTTGTCGCGGAAGAGAGATTCGCGGCAGCTCTCCGCAAGCTCTTTCGCCTCAATGATATCGGTATCGAGGTCATTCATGTCCCCCCAGGTTCATAA
- a CDS encoding serine/threonine protein kinase gives MNPPPEPSRLPPGTEVGSWRVLERIGHGTYGTVYRVEPLGHIGAQPLALKLALHRADPRFEREAVLLSRLAHPHVPSLHGQGLWAHPSGPFPFLVMDWAEGIPLYAWALAHSPTSRQVLAVLAQVAHALAALHAGGGVHRDVKGDNILVRPSDFHATLIDFGAGSFHGARPLTEELLPPGTPPYRSPEALEFRWRFWFQHGMHYAPAPADDVYALGVTAYRLLTGTYPSSHPKHPPAETLATFSPELAKLLRRMLSRKPSARGLMDEVARALQIAAERAGPEADRSILRRPQPSPVPARHRRSPARSSGSRRTWVGVAVGLGASFALQAGWAAWRHAQEGAGMGWAWPALDPARGDTGNTGLAKEALPDNAVPPPPEPAWARISLEFPKRPLPSQARPPCKKSEIELLGGCWVRPEKSAPPCGERAYEWKGLCYFPVLAPSPPATSAPPLKHPSE, from the coding sequence ATGAATCCTCCCCCTGAGCCTTCCCGGCTTCCTCCTGGCACCGAGGTGGGCTCCTGGCGCGTGCTGGAACGCATCGGCCATGGCACCTACGGCACTGTCTATCGCGTCGAGCCTCTCGGCCACATCGGCGCTCAGCCTCTGGCGCTGAAGCTGGCCCTCCACCGGGCCGATCCTCGCTTCGAGCGGGAGGCGGTACTGCTCTCCCGCCTCGCACACCCCCACGTGCCCAGCCTCCACGGCCAGGGGCTCTGGGCTCACCCCTCGGGCCCCTTCCCCTTCCTCGTCATGGACTGGGCCGAAGGCATTCCCCTTTACGCCTGGGCCCTCGCGCACAGTCCCACCTCCCGCCAAGTCCTGGCCGTGCTGGCCCAGGTGGCTCACGCCCTGGCCGCACTTCATGCCGGGGGGGGCGTTCACCGGGACGTCAAAGGCGACAACATCCTCGTACGGCCCTCGGACTTCCACGCCACGCTGATCGACTTCGGCGCGGGCAGCTTTCACGGCGCGCGGCCTCTGACCGAGGAACTGCTTCCTCCAGGCACTCCTCCCTACCGCAGCCCGGAGGCCCTGGAGTTCCGGTGGCGCTTCTGGTTCCAGCACGGCATGCATTACGCCCCCGCCCCGGCGGACGATGTGTATGCGCTCGGCGTCACCGCCTATCGCCTCCTCACGGGGACCTATCCCAGCAGCCACCCCAAGCACCCACCCGCCGAGACCTTGGCCACCTTCAGCCCCGAGTTGGCCAAGCTTCTGCGGCGAATGCTCTCCCGGAAGCCCTCGGCCCGAGGCCTCATGGACGAGGTAGCACGCGCGCTCCAAATCGCAGCGGAGCGGGCGGGGCCTGAAGCGGATCGCTCCATCCTCCGCCGTCCCCAACCATCGCCCGTCCCAGCCAGGCACCGGCGTTCACCCGCGCGCTCCTCGGGCTCTCGCAGAACGTGGGTAGGCGTGGCGGTAGGGCTGGGTGCTTCGTTTGCCCTTCAGGCAGGGTGGGCCGCTTGGCGTCACGCACAAGAGGGGGCGGGGATGGGCTGGGCCTGGCCAGCCCTTGATCCCGCGCGTGGGGACACGGGAAACACGGGGCTTGCGAAGGAGGCACTTCCGGACAATGCCGTCCCTCCTCCACCCGAACCCGCCTGGGCGCGGATCAGCCTCGAATTTCCGAAGCGACCCCTTCCCTCTCAGGCTCGGCCACCCTGTAAGAAGAGCGAAATCGAGCTCCTGGGCGGGTGCTGGGTTCGACCGGAGAAGTCTGCTCCTCCCTGCGGGGAGAGGGCCTATGAATGGAAAGGCCTCTGCTACTTCCCGGTCCTCGCGCCTTCTCCTCCCGCGACCTCGGCGCCCCCCTTGAAGCATCCCTCGGAATGA
- a CDS encoding immunity 52 family protein, whose product MRETYHAGAYWLARHESAQDCARRSERFFSILGRCNKDWNRWHETANSFEEARQRSVNTDAAAFLKMFGRKRNRIGDGFHFWLWSGEKPDETTTVNVACGSSSPLTTSVCLLKPPKQGASVERLLSASLLAEVVRALALAWEPEWAIATSDASGPQETERPRPGTFTGWVTYFSRQRGRIPPLPEPVRVEAVEDKGTLVVLTPERFSVSNPEHVALAGRVHGLLEGAGLLRPLQPMSSK is encoded by the coding sequence ATGAGAGAGACTTATCATGCGGGGGCATATTGGTTGGCCCGCCACGAGTCTGCCCAGGATTGCGCCCGGCGCTCGGAGCGCTTTTTCAGCATTCTGGGCCGCTGCAACAAAGACTGGAATCGATGGCATGAAACAGCGAACTCCTTTGAGGAGGCGCGTCAACGGAGTGTCAACACGGATGCCGCCGCGTTTCTGAAGATGTTCGGGCGAAAGAGGAATCGGATAGGTGACGGTTTCCACTTCTGGCTGTGGTCAGGCGAGAAGCCAGATGAAACAACAACCGTCAATGTGGCCTGCGGTTCATCGTCGCCGCTGACAACCTCTGTTTGCTTGCTCAAGCCACCCAAGCAGGGGGCCAGTGTGGAGCGGTTGCTGAGTGCTTCTCTTTTGGCCGAAGTCGTGCGCGCCTTGGCGCTGGCATGGGAACCTGAGTGGGCGATTGCAACATCCGATGCGTCCGGTCCTCAGGAGACCGAGCGCCCTCGGCCAGGCACATTTACGGGATGGGTCACGTATTTCTCGCGTCAGAGAGGTCGGATACCCCCGCTGCCTGAACCCGTGAGGGTTGAGGCGGTGGAGGACAAGGGGACGCTCGTGGTTCTGACCCCTGAGCGGTTCAGCGTCTCCAATCCAGAGCATGTGGCCCTGGCGGGGCGCGTCCATGGGCTGCTGGAAGGGGCGGGGCTCTTGAGGCCCCTTCAGCCCATGAGTTCCAAGTAG
- a CDS encoding PAS domain S-box protein, with protein sequence MGFAALISDVTPVRSVPGRLQWILDASRSLLETRLESQALFRALVRSTVGPFADLSTVFLLEEGGATLVLGAAQHVEPSLTEALQVRSAPIRLRADEGLPGQVIQTGKAVLGSSLTQGVPSLPAELHALLERHPPLNFLAVPLRVSGSLLGVLAVGRETPLTEEDLLFFQELADRTALRLQDARLLEAAQDSRKKTETRTEPLHLQRELPKLHTRILESMAEGVSVSDEQGFLRYANPALEKLLGYGAGGLNGKHLSTLNNSGPADAVQQSLAVAEALKTRGEWVGEWCNLRKDGTCFMTRVRITAMDLGGARHWVSVHQDVTAQVRTIHKVEALAIELRQGEERYRSLVEATSEIVWNTPPSGQFTTKQPGWSAFTGQRFEELRGWGWLDAVHPEDRVQSHHAWDEAVLNRTTYQVEHRVRRHDGVYRYMQGRAVPVKNEDGTVREWIGIHRDITPRIEVEQALRQSAERERQARAETERALALVDSLVTASPVSFALLDTQLRYLKVNPALACINGVPVEEHLGRTVREVLPRVWGDVEPPLRQVLETGQPLVNQEGATEAPAHPGVIRHYLSSYFPVKGSDGEVAGVGTTFIEVTDQVKARRQVALLAEAGQRLFASLDEKETLEQVAQLMVETVAEGCLVDLLSEEGRLEQAVAIHRAPGAAAPSWEPFRPWELSVPLERRQEALGADQPLVFQQDRTVCILPLRVRGRALGTISVVTPPPSRPFHPDEVRLLEELASRAAVAIDHARLHTALQKAIHVRDEFLSVASHELKTPLTPLSLKLQVLAREVAQQPETPFTRRVQGYIDTGRKQISKLTELIGDLLDVSRIGAGRLQLERQEIDLGALAREVASRFEPAAAQAGSTLSVRVEHTCLGSWDSARIEQILTNLLDNALKYGFGRPVSLHVRAEAEKAVVTVMDHGIGIEPVHLSRIFERFERAVSERHYGGLGLGLYITRELVQAHGGSIRVESEPNIRTLFTVELPLARAG encoded by the coding sequence ATGGGCTTCGCGGCACTCATCTCGGATGTGACGCCTGTGAGAAGCGTACCGGGGCGGCTTCAGTGGATCTTGGACGCCTCGCGCTCCTTGCTGGAAACACGGCTGGAGTCTCAGGCGCTCTTTCGCGCGCTCGTGCGCAGCACCGTGGGGCCCTTCGCGGATCTCTCCACCGTCTTTCTCCTCGAGGAGGGAGGCGCCACCCTCGTGCTCGGTGCCGCCCAGCATGTGGAGCCCTCGCTCACCGAAGCGCTCCAGGTGCGCTCCGCGCCCATCCGCCTCCGGGCGGACGAAGGCCTTCCGGGGCAGGTCATCCAGACGGGCAAGGCCGTGCTGGGGTCCTCCCTGACACAGGGCGTCCCCAGCCTCCCCGCCGAGCTGCACGCCCTGTTGGAGCGGCATCCTCCGCTGAACTTCCTCGCGGTGCCGCTGCGCGTCTCGGGCTCCCTGCTGGGCGTGCTGGCCGTGGGGCGGGAGACGCCCCTCACCGAGGAGGATCTGCTCTTCTTCCAGGAGTTGGCGGACCGGACCGCGCTCCGGCTTCAGGACGCTCGCCTGCTCGAGGCGGCGCAGGACTCGCGCAAGAAGACCGAGACGCGCACCGAGCCCCTGCACCTCCAGCGAGAGCTGCCCAAGCTGCACACCCGCATCCTGGAGAGCATGGCGGAGGGGGTCAGCGTCTCGGACGAGCAAGGCTTCCTGCGCTACGCCAACCCCGCCCTGGAGAAGCTGCTCGGGTACGGGGCTGGTGGGCTGAACGGCAAGCACCTCTCCACCCTCAACAACTCCGGGCCGGCGGATGCCGTCCAACAGTCCCTGGCCGTCGCCGAGGCCTTGAAGACCCGGGGCGAGTGGGTGGGGGAGTGGTGCAACCTCCGCAAGGATGGCACCTGTTTCATGACACGGGTGCGCATCACCGCGATGGACCTGGGCGGTGCGCGCCACTGGGTGAGCGTGCACCAGGACGTGACGGCGCAGGTGCGGACCATTCACAAGGTGGAGGCGCTGGCGATCGAGCTGCGCCAGGGGGAGGAGCGCTACCGCTCCCTCGTGGAGGCGACGTCCGAGATTGTGTGGAACACGCCGCCCTCGGGCCAGTTCACCACCAAGCAGCCCGGCTGGAGCGCCTTCACGGGCCAGCGCTTCGAGGAGCTGCGGGGATGGGGCTGGCTCGACGCCGTCCACCCGGAGGACCGGGTCCAGTCCCACCATGCCTGGGACGAGGCGGTGCTCAACCGCACCACGTACCAGGTGGAGCACCGCGTGCGCCGCCATGACGGCGTGTACCGGTACATGCAGGGGCGGGCCGTGCCGGTGAAGAACGAGGACGGCACCGTCCGGGAGTGGATCGGCATCCACCGGGACATCACGCCCCGCATCGAGGTGGAGCAGGCCCTGCGGCAGAGCGCCGAGCGCGAGCGTCAAGCCCGGGCCGAGACGGAGCGGGCCCTGGCGCTCGTGGACTCGCTGGTGACCGCCAGCCCCGTGAGCTTCGCCCTGCTCGACACCCAGCTGCGCTACCTCAAGGTCAACCCCGCGCTGGCCTGCATCAACGGCGTCCCCGTGGAGGAGCACCTGGGCCGCACGGTGCGCGAGGTGCTGCCCCGGGTCTGGGGCGATGTGGAGCCGCCGCTGCGCCAGGTGCTGGAGACGGGCCAACCCCTCGTCAACCAAGAAGGCGCCACGGAGGCCCCGGCCCACCCGGGCGTCATCCGCCACTACCTCTCCAGCTACTTCCCCGTGAAGGGCTCGGACGGGGAGGTGGCCGGCGTGGGCACCACCTTCATTGAAGTGACGGATCAGGTGAAGGCCCGCCGCCAGGTGGCCCTCCTGGCCGAGGCCGGCCAGCGGCTGTTCGCGTCCCTGGACGAGAAGGAGACCCTCGAGCAGGTGGCCCAGTTGATGGTGGAGACCGTCGCGGAGGGCTGTCTGGTGGATCTGCTCAGCGAGGAAGGCCGGCTGGAGCAGGCCGTGGCCATCCACCGGGCTCCGGGCGCCGCCGCGCCATCCTGGGAGCCGTTCCGCCCCTGGGAGCTGAGCGTGCCGCTGGAGCGGCGCCAGGAGGCCCTGGGCGCGGACCAGCCCCTCGTCTTCCAGCAGGACCGCACCGTCTGCATCCTCCCGCTGCGCGTGCGGGGCCGGGCCCTGGGCACCATTTCGGTCGTCACCCCCCCGCCCAGCCGCCCCTTCCATCCGGACGAGGTGAGGCTGCTGGAAGAGCTGGCCTCGCGCGCCGCCGTGGCCATTGACCATGCCCGGCTGCACACCGCGCTCCAGAAGGCCATCCACGTCCGGGACGAGTTCCTGTCCGTCGCCAGCCACGAGCTGAAGACGCCGCTGACGCCCCTGAGCCTCAAGCTCCAGGTGCTCGCCCGCGAGGTGGCGCAGCAGCCCGAGACGCCCTTCACGCGGCGGGTCCAGGGCTACATCGACACGGGGCGCAAGCAGATCAGCAAGCTGACGGAGCTCATTGGGGACCTGCTGGATGTTTCCCGCATCGGCGCGGGCCGGCTCCAGTTGGAGCGGCAGGAGATCGACCTGGGCGCGCTCGCCCGCGAGGTGGCGTCCCGGTTCGAGCCCGCGGCGGCCCAGGCCGGCTCGACGCTCTCGGTGCGGGTGGAGCACACGTGCCTGGGCTCGTGGGACTCGGCGCGCATCGAGCAGATCCTCACCAACCTCCTGGACAACGCGCTGAAGTACGGCTTTGGCCGCCCGGTCTCCTTGCACGTGCGTGCCGAGGCGGAGAAGGCCGTGGTGACGGTGATGGACCACGGCATCGGCATCGAGCCAGTCCACCTGTCGCGCATCTTCGAGCGGTTCGAGCGCGCCGTGTCCGAGCGCCACTATGGGGGCCTGGGGCTGGGCCTCTACATCACCCGGGAGCTCGTCCAGGCCCACGGCGGCAGCATCCGGGTCGAGAGCGAGCCCAATATCAGGACCCTCTTCACGGTGGAGCTGCCGCTGGCCCGGGCGGGGTGA